Proteins from a single region of Bombus huntii isolate Logan2020A chromosome 2, iyBomHunt1.1, whole genome shotgun sequence:
- the LOC126874297 gene encoding uncharacterized protein LOC126874297: protein MHNEKLIELVRYYSFLYNQEDKSYSDNDKKDAAWKEIGKMLNEPAKHCKKQWNSLRDSFRRSLRKRKDTKSGQAANKIRKWRYEDEMSFLIPYMKERETITSVQVHVSDESNDELDDVNTTEDNSNLIERSSSSKVSDIPIETFRRKMKREPATAVLMDYASSNTNRTVNEEQQTMDDIDLFFKSIALTVKKLSPYNQIIAKARVSSVISELQIQELSNTNRQHFSSESLNSSAVSTPTPSPCTLESLQTINPQQPTNT, encoded by the exons atgcacaacgaaaaattaatagaattagtCAGGTACTATAGTTTTTTATACAATCAGGAAGATAAAAGTTATAGTGATAATGATAAAAAGGATGCTGCCTGgaaagaaattggaaaaatgCTAAATGAACCAG CTAAACATTGCAAAAAACAATGGAACAGTTTGCGAGATAGTTTTCGCAGATCACTaaggaaaaggaaagataCAAAAAGCGGACAAGCCgcaaataaaattagaaaatggAGATACGAAGATGAAATGTCATTTTTGATTCCATATATGAAGGAAAGAGAAACTATTACCTCAGTACAAGTACACGTCAGTGACGAATCTAATGATGAACTGGATGACGTCAATACGACAGAAGACAATAGCAATTTAATAGAAAGATCATCATCTTCTAAAGTTAGCGACATACCAATAGAAACATTCAGAAGAAAGATGAAAAGAGAACCAGCAACAGCAGTATTAATGGATTATGCTTCAAGTAATACTAATAGGACCGTAAATGAAGAACAACAAACTATGGACGACatagatttattttttaaaagtataGCGTTAACTGTTAAAAAACTATCACCATACAATCAAATAATAGCTAAAGCTCGCGTTTCCTCTGTGATATCCGAATTACAAATACAAGAACTTTCCAATACAAATCGCCAACATTTTTCATCAGAGTCACTAAATTCATCAGCCGTTTCAACACCCACACCGTCACCATGTACACTGGAGTCACTACAAACGATCAATCCACAGCAACCAACCAACACTTAA
- the LOC126874241 gene encoding ankyrin repeat domain-containing protein 12 isoform X2 produces MRRTPPQNKVDRSGTGQSGSSPRVTLRLNQVRGARDEKKGGGATNSRQGGINAQNQGQMETSSKTSSNVSSGTVNAVSGSSTSGNTSSTGDSGDVYEFKSSKEPTPVRGASSSPNPNPEKDKDGNKSANNQGSQSSGNNVSTAGSATTSSGETATASITTDDAPAVSASPSSKRAFESDNAEEQDEEIRRKKRKDSEPAKENLKGTTTGRQSTGRNSANTGEKCTKSGKQGSGATSSKNNQNTTSISTDRKSPSTSSMASSPKPSNPSGSTMSSKTTTPAPPESDGEDDRSKGSDSNSAPKVPPLKIVIPQSTTSEQEQGNRNGKSTSNRSHQLPYVVASSNSNDSTDKEQSQSTSGTTSPTESGNNTKNEDKKDFSGALHGEERSTHHQRVLRSSHRSGNGSNGSATLKETSSSSGNGSYSNSSPLPVTTSTDRSNNSSPQQRHHSPTPETPGSESNKNTSTEVSNCGTTSKTNIMTEKSEKNNEISGKCQKDSGTENSENTSTTTSSTTSNVGTPAPPVELHPRKRKMKPNKEAQQAATAASNEASEATNTGPEVHPHDQPITNCYQLFLNIRKQIERRRKGLFPVQPKPPQGFKDYLMNRCTYVLAGNANKEPNVNPPVGLQGAMKDLYIEQEKERYRLRMQHVVEKEKLVLSVEQEILRVHGRAARALANQSLPFSVCTILKDEEVYNVITPEQEEKDRNARSRYNGRLFLSWLQDVDDKWEKIKEAMLLRHHNEAESLHAVQRMDWEWKLKEVGLCEFKATPQIEDIHVPMVHVSDDFDLLPA; encoded by the exons ATGCGGAGGACACCACCGCAAAATAAAG TCGATAGATCGGGAACCGGGCAGTCTGGAAGCTCGCCGAGGGTGACGCTTCGGCTCAACCAGGTGCGAGGAGCGAGGGATGAAAAGAAAGGAGGGGGTGCTACTAACTCCCGTCAAGGCGGCATAAACGCACag AATCAAGGTCAAATGGAAACTTCGTCGAAGACGTCGTCAAACGTCTCGTCAGGGACCGTGAATGCCGTCTCGGGCTCCAGTACCTCTGGAAACACATCATCTACCGGTGACAGTGGCGACGTGTATGAATTCAAAagttcgaaagagccaacaccAGTTAGGGGTGCAAGCTCGTCGCCGAATCCTAATCCCGAGAAAGATAAAGATGGTAACAAGTCTGCTAACAATCAAGGGAGTCAGAGTAGTGGTAACAACGTGTCTACTGCTGGTAGTGCGACAACATCTTCTGGTGAAACAGCGACCGCATCGATTACTACCGATGATGCTCCTGCGGTTTCAGCGTCGCCTTCGTCTAAGCGCGCGTTTGAAAGCGACAATGCGGAGGAACAGGACGAAGAGATTCGtcggaagaaacgaaaagattCAGAACCtgcgaaagaaaatttaaaaggCACCACCACTGGAAGACAAAGCACTGGTAGAAATTCCGCTAATACTGGAGAAAAg TGTACAAAGTCGGGAAAACAAGGATCTGGCGCAACATCGAGCAAGAACAATCAAAACACAACTTCGATTAGTACGGACAGGAAAAGTCCAAGTACTTCTTCAATGGCAAGTAGTCCAAAGCCTTCTAATCCGTCTGGTTCAACGATGAGCTCTAAAACAACAACACCAGCACCTCCAGAATCCGATGGTGAGGACGATCGGTCTAAAGGATCAGATTCCAATTCAGCTCCTAAAGTACCACCTTTGAAGATAGTTATTCCACAAAGTACTACGTCCGAGCAAGAGCAGGGCAATAGAAACGGAAAGAGCACATCTAATAGGAGTCATCAGTTGCCCTATGTAGTTGCCAGTTCTAACAGTAATGATTCAACGGATAAAGAACAGAGTCAATCCACTAGTGGAACAACGAGTCCTACAGAAAGcggaaataatacaaaaaatgaGGATAAGAAAGATTTCAGTGGTGCCTTACACGGAGAAGAAAGATCAACGCATCACCAAAGAGTGTTGAGAAGTTCACATAGATCCGGTAATGGGAGTAATGGATCAGCAACCTTGAAAGAAACCTCCTCTTCTTCAGGAAATGGAAGTTATTCGAACTCGTCTCCATTACCAGTAACTACTTCGACGGATCGTTCCAATAATTCATCACCACAACAGAGGCATCATTCACCAACACCTGAAACTCCTGGTTCtgaatcgaataaaaataccTCAACGGAAGTCTCAAATTGCGGCACGACTTCGAAAACAAACATTATGACAGAAAAATCCGAGAAAAACAACGAAATTAGTGGAAAATGTCAAAAAGATAGCGGTACCGAAAATTCTGAAAATACTTCTACTACTACCTCATCGACGACGTCAAATGTAGGCACTCCGGCACCACCGGTTGAACTTCATcctagaaaaagaaaaatgaaacctAATAAAGAAGCACAACAAGCTGCTACCGCTGCCTCTAATGAAGCATCTGAAGCAACAAATACGGGTCCAGAAGTTCATCCACATGACCAACCAATTACTAATTGTTATcaattgtttttaaatattagaaaacaG ATTGAACGAAGGAGAAAAGGCCTTTTTCCAGTTCAACCAAAACCACCTCAAGGGTTTAAAGATTATTTAATGAATCGTTGTACATACGTGTTAGCTGGGAATGCAAATAAAGAGCCCAACGTTAATCCTCCGGTTGGATTGCAAGGCGCTATGAAGGACTTGTATATTGaacaagaaaaagagagatatCGTCTTAGAATGCAGCATGttgttgaaaaagaaaagctaGTTTTGTCGGTAGAACAAGAAATCCTTAGAGTACATGGCAGAGCTGCTAGAGCTCTAGCCAATCAATCCCTTCCCTTCTCTGTTTGTACGATATTAAAGGATGAGGAAgtttataatgttattactCCAGAACaagaagagaaagatagaAACGCAAGGAGTAGATACAATGGTAGATTATTCTTGAGTTGGTTACAAGATGTAGATGATAAATGGGAGAAGATTAAG GAAGCAATGTTACTCAGGCATCATAATGAAGCGGAATCATTACATGCTGTACAAAGAATGGATTGGGAATGGAAATTAAAGGAAGTTGGATTATGTGAATTCAAAGCAACACCACAAATAGAAGATATTCATGTTCCGATGGTGCATGTTTCAGATGACTTCGATTTACTCCCAGCTTAG
- the LOC126874302 gene encoding transmembrane protein 70 homolog, mitochondrial produces MTLLLRSCILNQRKLFMKEIITFKRTSMYYTCGNVKKFIPCLQVRHVSDKHSERNTSEREMIYNGILTNKVRNIKMISLLSSVVSVISQPIIYMKILEEDNAISVGTLFALLNILTISSPLLIHLLTKRYVIEMYHYPNEKKYTAKLYSFLCKKREITFTPNDVTEPKTQITGSFTTCFAGGKPLLFDENCFIDPKHYKIIMNYNKPIDFEVEQLRITAINQPQDKRITMGNKNEEQK; encoded by the exons ATGACTTTACTTTTGCGGAGTTGCATTTTAAACCAAAGGAAACTGTTCatgaaagaaattattacatttaaacGGACGTCTATGTATTATACATGCGGAAACGTCAAG aaatttatACCATGTTTGCAAGTAAGGCATGTTTCTGATAAACACAGTGAAAGAAACACTAGTGAAAGAGAAATGATATACAATggaatattaacaaataaagtccgtaatattaaaatgatatcCTTGTTATCATCAGTTGTATCAGTAATTTCTCAACCAATTATTTACATGAAGATTTTAGAAGAAGATAATGCAATAAGTGTAGGAACATTATTTGCACTATTGAATATACTTACTATAAGTAGTCCTCTTTTAATACATCTCTTAACAAAAAGATATGTAATTGAAATGTATCATTATCCTAACGAAAAGAAGTATACCGCCAAATTATATTCATTTCTTTGCAAAAAAAGAGAG ATAACATTTACTCCAAATGATGTTACTGAACCTAAAACACAAATTACAGGATCATTTACAACCTGTTTTGCAGGTGGTAAACCTTTGCTTTTTGATGAAAACTGTTTTATAGATCCCaaacattataaaattattatgaattataaCAAACCAATAGATTTTGAAGTAGAGCAATTACGTATTACTGCGATCAATCAACCACAAGataaaagaataacaatgGGAAACAAAAATGAAGAACAGAAATAA
- the LOC126874322 gene encoding electron transfer flavoprotein regulatory factor 1 translates to MSQRTKVIQLYKTLLYMGRDYPRGYNVFKGNLRKAFEKNKQERDPEKIDKMLAHGNFVIKELEALYMLRKYRTLKKRYYKE, encoded by the exons ATGTCTCAACGTACTAAAGTTATCCAATTATACAAGACg CTCTTGTATATGGGTCGTGACTATCCAAGAGGTTATAATGTTTTCAAAGGAAATCTAAGAAAAgcttttgaaaaaaataaacaagaaCGTGATCCTgagaaaattgataaaatgttGGCTCATGGTAATTTTGTTATCAAAGAATTAGAAGCTTTGTATATGCTACGCAAGTATAGAACTTTAAAGAAAAGATATTATAAAGAATGA
- the LOC126874317 gene encoding trafficking protein particle complex subunit 2-like protein — MAICVAVIGKDNSPKYIRCVDESSALQFHCKVHTSIDIIEEKLNVGNKTAIDIRDLYLNLLYATEEYKIYGYATNTKIKFIIVSHSSNTSLRDNDVKMIFKKLHAAYSNAVCNPFYIPGDQLNSKSFDLAVMDIMGIISPF; from the exons ATGGCCATTTGTGTAGCTGTAATCGGAAAAGAT AATTCTCCAAAATATATTAGATGTGTAGATGAATCATCAGCATTGCAATTTCATTGCAAAGTTCATACGTCAATTGatattatagaagaaaaattaaatgttggaAATAAAACTGCTATTGATATACGAgatttgtatttaaatttattatatgctactgaagaatataaaat ATATGGTTATGCTACTAATAcaaaaatcaaatttattattgtGTCTCATTCATCAAACACGTCTCTGAGAGATAATGATGTAAAAATG atttttaagaaattgcATGCGGCTTATTCTAATGCTGTATGCAATCCATTTTACATTCCAGGTGATCAATTGAATTCCAA GTCTTTTGATTTAGCAGTAATGGATATAATGGGTATTATATCACCTTTTTAA
- the LOC126874267 gene encoding myb-like protein D isoform X3, which yields MFMSINDEVFSYSDNECFHDILDSSISLRNEDTEIDISVATNTEGSKHISSIFEHNDSTSLFSLPRTKSNSDYVSNNLTNDFLQNSSNLQHQQDMDTEKDNCKTNKDVSLRTLLRQMFDEILGRHDSTKQLGKTYINRHSSNEFLSNNGNLTDKSDNSFEINNNDPVCQTQKFNNMATTSINNINNYSKSKISSSFNTSSLDRFNSEQLITILEDSNESSSNSELNDSQEYSGRCIGKLKHFFPRKVVNKWMSRKIVTTSDISEISDATTMSSNVSTDIEILSKEILKKADNVLENRNERFDVKRSSVCKLCGVHKLFLIPFITITPSTP from the exons ATGTTTATGTCAATTAATGACGAGGTCTTTTCATACTCGGATAACGAATGTTTTCATGATATATTAGATTCTAGTATCTCATTAAGGAATGAAGACACAGAAATCGACATATCAGTTGCAACTAATACAGAAGGAAGCAAACATATTTCAAGTATATTTGAACACAATGATAGCACAAGTCTGTTTTCTTTACCTCGTACAAAATCTAATTCAGATTATGTAAGCAATAACCTTACGAAtgattttttacaaaattcaaGTAATTTGCAACATCAACAAGACATGGACACTGAAAAAGATAATTGCAAGACAAATAAAGATGTTTCATTAAGGACACTATTAAGGCAGAtgttcgatgaaattttagGAAGACATGACTCTACAAAACAATTAGGCAAAACTTATATTAACAGACATTCAAGTAATGAGTTTTTATCAAATAATGGCAACTTAACAGACAAATCGGacaattcttttgaaataaataataatgaccCAGTATGTCAAacacaaaaatttaataatatggCGACAActtcaattaataatataaataactatagtaaaagtaaaatttcatctTCATTTAATACATCTTCTTTAGACAGATTCAATTCTGAGcaattaattacaatattgGAGGATTCCAATGAAAGTAGTAGCAATTCAGAACTGAACGATTCTCAGGAGTACTCTGGGAGATGTATAGGCAAATTAAAACATTTCTTTCCTCGTAAAGTAGTAAATAAATGGATGAGCAGAAAGATAGTTACCACCAGTGATATAAGTGAGATAAGTGATGCCACTACTATGTCTTCAAACGTATCAACTGATATCGAAATACTaagtaaagaaattttaaaaaaagcAGATAATGTACTTGAAAACAGGAATGAGA gATTCGATGTAAAACGGTCGTCAGTGTGCAAATTATGCGGGgtacataaattatttctaattcCTTTCATAACTATAACTCCTTCAACTCCTTAA
- the LOC126874267 gene encoding myb-like protein D isoform X1: MYFLIRRTLINQKQEYFPANNQSILFYLGKRSSSRINLNDAMFMSINDEVFSYSDNECFHDILDSSISLRNEDTEIDISVATNTEGSKHISSIFEHNDSTSLFSLPRTKSNSDYVSNNLTNDFLQNSSNLQHQQDMDTEKDNCKTNKDVSLRTLLRQMFDEILGRHDSTKQLGKTYINRHSSNEFLSNNGNLTDKSDNSFEINNNDPVCQTQKFNNMATTSINNINNYSKSKISSSFNTSSLDRFNSEQLITILEDSNESSSNSELNDSQEYSGRCIGKLKHFFPRKVVNKWMSRKIVTTSDISEISDATTMSSNVSTDIEILSKEILKKADNVLENRNERFDVKRSSVCKLCGVHKLFLIPFITITPSTP; this comes from the exons atgtattttttaataaggAGAACTTTAATAAACCAAAAGCAAGAATACTTTCCTGCAAATAATCaaagtatattattttatctagGCAAAAGATCAAGTTCaagaataaatttaaatgatgCTATGTTTATGTCAATTAATGACGAGGTCTTTTCATACTCGGATAACGAATGTTTTCATGATATATTAGATTCTAGTATCTCATTAAGGAATGAAGACACAGAAATCGACATATCAGTTGCAACTAATACAGAAGGAAGCAAACATATTTCAAGTATATTTGAACACAATGATAGCACAAGTCTGTTTTCTTTACCTCGTACAAAATCTAATTCAGATTATGTAAGCAATAACCTTACGAAtgattttttacaaaattcaaGTAATTTGCAACATCAACAAGACATGGACACTGAAAAAGATAATTGCAAGACAAATAAAGATGTTTCATTAAGGACACTATTAAGGCAGAtgttcgatgaaattttagGAAGACATGACTCTACAAAACAATTAGGCAAAACTTATATTAACAGACATTCAAGTAATGAGTTTTTATCAAATAATGGCAACTTAACAGACAAATCGGacaattcttttgaaataaataataatgaccCAGTATGTCAAacacaaaaatttaataatatggCGACAActtcaattaataatataaataactatagtaaaagtaaaatttcatctTCATTTAATACATCTTCTTTAGACAGATTCAATTCTGAGcaattaattacaatattgGAGGATTCCAATGAAAGTAGTAGCAATTCAGAACTGAACGATTCTCAGGAGTACTCTGGGAGATGTATAGGCAAATTAAAACATTTCTTTCCTCGTAAAGTAGTAAATAAATGGATGAGCAGAAAGATAGTTACCACCAGTGATATAAGTGAGATAAGTGATGCCACTACTATGTCTTCAAACGTATCAACTGATATCGAAATACTaagtaaagaaattttaaaaaaagcAGATAATGTACTTGAAAACAGGAATGAGA gATTCGATGTAAAACGGTCGTCAGTGTGCAAATTATGCGGGgtacataaattatttctaattcCTTTCATAACTATAACTCCTTCAACTCCTTAA
- the LOC126874267 gene encoding putative uncharacterized protein DDB_G0286901 isoform X2, with protein MEQANSISSTDETYSCKRSSSRINLNDAMFMSINDEVFSYSDNECFHDILDSSISLRNEDTEIDISVATNTEGSKHISSIFEHNDSTSLFSLPRTKSNSDYVSNNLTNDFLQNSSNLQHQQDMDTEKDNCKTNKDVSLRTLLRQMFDEILGRHDSTKQLGKTYINRHSSNEFLSNNGNLTDKSDNSFEINNNDPVCQTQKFNNMATTSINNINNYSKSKISSSFNTSSLDRFNSEQLITILEDSNESSSNSELNDSQEYSGRCIGKLKHFFPRKVVNKWMSRKIVTTSDISEISDATTMSSNVSTDIEILSKEILKKADNVLENRNERFDVKRSSVCKLCGVHKLFLIPFITITPSTP; from the exons ATGGAACAAGCGAATTCCATAAGTTCTACAGATGAAACATATAGTT GCAAAAGATCAAGTTCaagaataaatttaaatgatgCTATGTTTATGTCAATTAATGACGAGGTCTTTTCATACTCGGATAACGAATGTTTTCATGATATATTAGATTCTAGTATCTCATTAAGGAATGAAGACACAGAAATCGACATATCAGTTGCAACTAATACAGAAGGAAGCAAACATATTTCAAGTATATTTGAACACAATGATAGCACAAGTCTGTTTTCTTTACCTCGTACAAAATCTAATTCAGATTATGTAAGCAATAACCTTACGAAtgattttttacaaaattcaaGTAATTTGCAACATCAACAAGACATGGACACTGAAAAAGATAATTGCAAGACAAATAAAGATGTTTCATTAAGGACACTATTAAGGCAGAtgttcgatgaaattttagGAAGACATGACTCTACAAAACAATTAGGCAAAACTTATATTAACAGACATTCAAGTAATGAGTTTTTATCAAATAATGGCAACTTAACAGACAAATCGGacaattcttttgaaataaataataatgaccCAGTATGTCAAacacaaaaatttaataatatggCGACAActtcaattaataatataaataactatagtaaaagtaaaatttcatctTCATTTAATACATCTTCTTTAGACAGATTCAATTCTGAGcaattaattacaatattgGAGGATTCCAATGAAAGTAGTAGCAATTCAGAACTGAACGATTCTCAGGAGTACTCTGGGAGATGTATAGGCAAATTAAAACATTTCTTTCCTCGTAAAGTAGTAAATAAATGGATGAGCAGAAAGATAGTTACCACCAGTGATATAAGTGAGATAAGTGATGCCACTACTATGTCTTCAAACGTATCAACTGATATCGAAATACTaagtaaagaaattttaaaaaaagcAGATAATGTACTTGAAAACAGGAATGAGA gATTCGATGTAAAACGGTCGTCAGTGTGCAAATTATGCGGGgtacataaattatttctaattcCTTTCATAACTATAACTCCTTCAACTCCTTAA